ACAGTGGTCTGTGTTCACCATAGCCCACTGCCGATAGCCTCTCAGGTTTTATATTCTCTTCTTCGATAAAGTATCTAATCACGCCGAAGGCACGAGCAGCTGAAAGCTCCCAGTTAGAGCGGAACTTACCCCCAGTTATCGACCTGTCATCAGTATGCCCCTCTACCAGAACAGCATTGGGTATATCTTTAAGAAGCCTTGCTATCTGCTGAAGAACCGGAATAGCAGAAGGCTTCAATTCACTTTCGCCCAGAGCGAAGAGAACGGGATTAGCCAACATTATCTTCACCCTCTGCTCACTCACCTTTACAGTGGCGAAACCGCGAAGCCTCCTCTCCTCCACATAATCTATCATCTTTTTGATAGCGTCTTCTTCTTTTTTTGCAAATACGTCTTCCCTCTTGCTAAATTCTATACGAATGGCTTTATGGATTGTCTTTTGAACATCAGCAGCCATCCTGCTGGTCCCAAATAACATCAGAAAGAAGAGCATCAGGTTGGTCATCAAATCCGAATAGATAGTTAGCCAGATGGGGCTTCTCCCTCTTCTTCTTATTTCTTTTTCTTCTGTTCTTAGAACCATTTTAACCCCTGCTCAATTAACTCTGGAGTGTGAAACGAAAGTTTCACCCGGTCAAGCTTTCGCTTGACACTCCAAGAATCTGGAGTCCTTGCGAATCGCGTAGGGGCGACCCTTGCGGTCGCCCGAATCTCCTCCGATTTCATCGGAGGACTCCAGTCTATTTTAAACCCTCCTGCGAAACTTATAAGCAAGGAATGCCTGTAATTTTCTCTCCACAATAAGAGGAATCTCTCCCTTCTGAATGGACAGAATCCCCTCAATCATTACTTCTTTAAGCAAGAGCTCCTCTTCGCTGTGGGCATTTAATTTCCCGGCTATGGGAAGGAAAATAAAGTTCGTTCCGAAAATCCCATAGAAAGTCGTTGTTACAGCAATTGCCATAGAAGCACCCATAGTTTTGGGGTCAGCCAAATTCCTCAGCACCTGGACAACCCCGATGAGTGTTCCTAAGAGTCCAAATATCGGAGCGTAAGTTCCCATTGTGCGGAAGATGCCACTAACCTGCTGATGCCTCCTCCTGGTAAAGATTATCTCCTTCTCCAGGTTATCCCGAATCATCTCAGGGTCGAGATTATCAATTATCATCTGAATCCCATCAATGAGAAAGTTATCTCTCAAATTATGGATTTCGTTTGCCAAAACCCCAATCCCTCCCCTTCTACCCACTTCCGCCAATCTAACCAAAGTCTCAATTGCCTCAGACGCAGTATATTTTCTCGAAGGAAACATTACCAATTTCAATGCCTTAGGCGCCTGTTTAAGAATTCTAAAAGGATAGGTAATCAAAGTGGAAGCAAATGTGCCTCCAAAAACCAGAATGGCAGCACTCAAATTGAACAGAAGTGACGTAATTTGACCTCTCGCCATAACATAATAAACGGCTCCACACCCCATAATAAGTCCAAGAATAGTCATTAAATCCATACTTGTGCCTCCCACGAATTAAATCTTTTTACCACGCAAACAATCCATTGGAGTAGCGAAACTTGTTTCGCGATAATAACGCAGAGCAAGCAAACGCACCGCAAGCGGTGCTACTCCAATTATTGGAGTAGCGAAACTTGTTTCGCGCCAATGTAAAGCTTTCACTTGACACTCCTCGTCACTGTGCCAGTTATCTTCCTTCCACTCCCTCTACCGGTGCTCGTGTCGAAGGTATTCCAGCCGTTCTCTTTTTCGCTACTGAACGCTGATACCACAAGAAGCCGGCTATTAACAATGCTATAATTACTGCTCCTGCTATCCAGGCAGTATTTGTTTTAACTTTCTCAACTAGTGTAGGACTTCCGGAAGGAGCCACGGGAGTTGGTGAGCGTTCTTCCTCAGGAGCACCGACTGTCCGCACAGCAACCTCCCCCGTCTCTTTTTCCACTACACCGGGCTCGCCAGCCTTCTTAGCTTCGCCTGGAGCTTCGAATGTAATCTTTTCCTCCCTATGCAATCGACGTACTACTTTAACAATTATCCG
This DNA window, taken from bacterium, encodes the following:
- a CDS encoding MotA/TolQ/ExbB proton channel family protein; the encoded protein is MDLMTILGLIMGCGAVYYVMARGQITSLLFNLSAAILVFGGTFASTLITYPFRILKQAPKALKLVMFPSRKYTASEAIETLVRLAEVGRRGGIGVLANEIHNLRDNFLIDGIQMIIDNLDPEMIRDNLEKEIIFTRRRHQQVSGIFRTMGTYAPIFGLLGTLIGVVQVLRNLADPKTMGASMAIAVTTTFYGIFGTNFIFLPIAGKLNAHSEEELLLKEVMIEGILSIQKGEIPLIVERKLQAFLAYKFRRRV
- a CDS encoding OmpA family protein encodes the protein MVLRTEEKEIRRRGRSPIWLTIYSDLMTNLMLFFLMLFGTSRMAADVQKTIHKAIRIEFSKREDVFAKKEEDAIKKMIDYVEERRLRGFATVKVSEQRVKIMLANPVLFALGESELKPSAIPVLQQIARLLKDIPNAVLVEGHTDDRSITGGKFRSNWELSAARAFGVIRYFIEEENIKPERLSAVGYGEHRPLYPNDTEDNRAKNRRIEINIVRIP